A region of Pongo pygmaeus isolate AG05252 chromosome 15, NHGRI_mPonPyg2-v2.0_pri, whole genome shotgun sequence DNA encodes the following proteins:
- the CLEC14A gene encoding C-type lectin domain family 14 member A, producing MRPAFALCLLWQALWPGPGGGEHPTADRAGCSASGACYSLHHATMKRQAAEEACILRGGALSTVRAGAELRAVLALLRAGPGPGGGSKDLMFWVALERGRSHCTLENEPLRGFSWLSSDAGGLESDTLQWVEEPQRSCTARRCAVLQATGGVEPAGWKEMRCHQRANGYLCKYQFEVLCPAPHPGAASNLSYRAPFQLHSAALDFSPPGTEVSALCRGQLPISVTCIADEIGARWDKLSGDVLCPCPGRYLRAGKCAELPNCLDDLGGFACECATGFELGKDGRSCVTSGERQPTRGRTRVPTRRPPATATSPVPQRTWSIRVDEKLGEIPLVPEQDNSVTSIPEIPRWGSQSTMSTLQMSLQAESKATITPSGSVISKFNSTTSSATPQAFDSSSAVVFIFVSTAVVVLVILTMTVLGLVKLCFHESPSSQPRKESMGPPGLESDPEPAALGSSSAHCTNNGVKVGDCDLRDRAEGALLVESSLGSSDA from the coding sequence ATGAGGCCGGCGTTCGCCCTGTGCCTCCTCTGGCAGGCGCTCTGGCCCGGGCCGGGCGGCGGCGAACACCCCACTGCCGACCGTGCTGGCTGCTCGGCCTCGGGGGCCTGCTACAGCCTGCACCACGCTACCATGAAGCGGCAGGCGGCCGAGGAGGCCTGCATCCTGCGAGGTGGGGCGCTCAGCACCGTGCGTGCGGGCGCCGAGCTGCGCGCTGTGCTCGCGCTCCTGCGGGCAGGCCCAGGGCCCGGAGGGGGCTCCAAAGACCTGATGTTCTGGGTCGCACTGGAGCGCGGGCGTTCCCACTGCACCCTGGAGAACGAGCCTTTGCGGGGTTTCTCCTGGCTGTCCTCCGACGCCGGCGGTCTCGAAAGCGACACGCTGCAGTGGGTGGAGGAGCCTCAACGCTCCTGCACCGCGCGGAGATGCGCGGTACTCCAGGCCACCGGTGGGGTCGAGCCCGCAGGCTGGAAGGAGATGCGATGCCACCAGCGCGCCAACGGCTACCTGTGCAAGTACCAGTTTGAGGTCTTGTGTCCTGCGCCGCACCCCGGGGCCGCCTCTAACTTGAGCTATCGCGCGCCCTTCCAGCTGCACAGCGCCGCTCTGGACTTCAGTCCACCTGGGACCGAGGTGAGTGCGCTCTGCCGGGGACAGCTCCCGATCTCAGTTACTTGCATCGCGGACGAAATCGGCGCTCGCTGGGACAAACTCTCGGGCGATGTGTTGTGTCCCTGCCCCGGGAGGTACCTCCGTGCTGGCAAATGCGCAGAGCTCCCTAACTGCCTAGACGACTTGGGAGGCTTTGCCTGCGAATGTGCTACGGGCTTCGAGCTGGGGAAGGACGGCCGCTCTTGTGTGACCAGTGGGGAAAGACAGCCGACCCGTGGGAGGACCAGGGTGCCCACCAGGCGCCCGCCGGCCACTGCAACCAGCCCCGTGCCGCAGAGAACATGGTCAATCAGGGTCGACGAGAAGCTGGGAGAGATACCACTTGTCCCTGAACAAGACAATTCAGTAACATCTATTCCTGAGATTCCTCGATGGGGATCACAGAGCACGATGTCTACCCTTCAAATGTCCCTCCAAGCCGAGTCAAAGGCCACTATCACCCCATCAGGGAGCGTGATTTCCAAGTTTAATTCTACGACTTCCTCTGCCACTCCTCAGGCTTTCGACTCCTCCTCTGCCGTGGTCTTCATATTTGTGAGCACAGCAGTAGTAGTGTTGGTGATCTTGACCATGACAGTACTGGGACTTGTCAAGCTCTGCTTTCACGAAAGCCCCTCTTCCCAGCCAAGGAAGGAGTCTATGGGCCCACCGGGCCTGGAGAGTGATCCTGAGCCCGCTGCTTTGGGCTCCAGTTCTGCACATTGCACAAACAATGGGGTGAAAGTCGGGGACTGTGATCTGCGGGACAGAGCAGAGGGTGCCTTGCTGGTGGAGTCCTCTCTTGGCTCTAGTGATGCATAG